One genomic window of Aethina tumida isolate Nest 87 chromosome 3, icAetTumi1.1, whole genome shotgun sequence includes the following:
- the LOC109594405 gene encoding protein PF3D7_1417600 — protein sequence MITPSTFTQDIGKRTLQALTAAVEKNQKSSQGCRIDELLKKYKLLKRQKEEYDETGRVLPLSSFADDSEQKENEVPGTAKYHERPSRRRRSPRALRCSNTTTRSDVSEIKQEQGSIIDVPGQEVSESDLPNFKEGQLPSAKPNKKLEVKQQGEAVLRRTTRSKAKKNKEVLTPDPNSAILPSRVTRSKSAKFPSQTLNIVTEESAQHSISSLIRVTRTKSSKYISGISKIEESTQDSNNDIGLPTRITRSKSSTYAQLISKTGIKESTQGSNNGVSPPTSATQSISTKFTSRIIKNTIEKQVIPQCDLQNNSKPQSSLKSTFKGMQKNKKNGDKPESDIEISKIVTKGLTQESNDETNLSTRVTRSKSSKHVKQIWKTGISKPIKNSNNGTSSTTKITTRIMKSTIKKQGIPQYNLQNSNKPQASRKSTFKKTQKKINGEKVAKDTNLQIMIPKNDNRHLKKSQSKTSNENNFIATSETKSKTPEKNKKDDLMADPKIEGSLLKNTTYAPQKETSTILNGRVVNSTSKIPRLTSRFNNKMSSTDKSVSALNGSKYVKTPQQDNALKNVQTEGKMRKWEEKQSKIQKQREQQENKRILLLEQQKIKEERLKQFISQKNEKRKKMYEKVERKRRHTKEKANTIKKQRQFEKEREEQPEYMISETPLIDIDAYSDDEYPSVNNFLWNSEKEMQEALFMQGPYEKIFNNTLFSYGQPNLKEIFVIIDPKKLERSSSALWQKCPRCMLKSPADQISIVEDEEDDSN from the exons ATGATAACCCCCAGCACATTTACTCAAGATATCGGTAAACGAACCCTTCAGGCATTAACTGCCGCAGtcgaaaaaaatcaaaaaagctCACag GGATGCAGGATAGatgaacttttaaaaaaatacaaacttttgaaaagacaaaaagaAGAATATGACGAAACAGGGAGAGTCTTACCACTAAGTAGCTTTGCGGATG attccgaacaaaaagaaaatgaagTACCAGGGACTGCAAAATATCATGAGCGCCCCTCTCGAAGAAGGAGAAGTCCTCGAGCTTTGCGCTGCAGTAATACCACAACAAGGTCCGATGTATCCGAGATCAAACAAGAGCAAGGGTCGATTATTGATGTACCAGGACAAGAAGTTAGCGAATCAGACCTTCCAAACTTTAAAGAAGGACAACTACCATCTGCTAAACCCAACAAAAAACTCGAAGTCAAGCAACAAGGTGAGGCTGTCCTTCGGCGTACTACACGAAGTAAAGCAAAGAAAAACAAG GAAGTATTAACTCCAGACCCAAACTCAGCTATTTTACCATCCCGTGTTACACGATCTAAATCTGCCAAATTTCCGTCACAGACTTTGAATATTGTAACTGAGGAATCAGCTCAACACTCAATTAGTTCATTAATTCGTGTTACGCGAACCAAATCTTCCAAATATATCTCAGggatttcaaaaattgaagaGTCAACTCAGGACTCAAATAATGATATTGGTTTACCAACTCGTATCACACGAAGTAAATCTTCCACATATGCTCAACTAATTTCGAAGACAGgaattaaagaatcaactcaGGGTTCAAATAATGGGGTTAGTCCACCCACTTCTGCCACACAATCAATATCTACCAAATTCACGTCAAGAATAATTAAGAATACAATTGAAAAGCAGGTCATTCCTCAATgtgatttacaaaataatagtaaacCACAATCATCTCTTAAGTCAACGTTTAAAGGGATGcagaaaaataagaaaaatggcGATAAGCCCGAATCGGATATCG AGATTTCGAAGATTGTAACTAAAGGATTAACTCAAGAGTCTAATGATGAAACTAATTTATCAACTCGTGTCACACGAAGCAAATCTTCCAAACATGTGAAACAGATTTGGAAGACTGGAATTAgtaaaccaattaaaaattcaaataatggaACTAGTTCGACAACCAAAATCACGACAAGGATAATGAAGAGTACAATTAAAAAGCAGGGTATTcctcaatataatttacaaaacagTAATAAACCACAAGCATCTCGCAAGTCGACATTTAAAAAGACgcaaaaaaagataaatggCG aaaaagttgCAAAAGACACGAATTTACAGATTATGATTCCAAAGAACGATAATAGGCACTTAAAAAAGTCGCAGTCTAAAACCTCaaacgaaaataatttcatcGCTACTTCTGAGACTAAATCTAAG ACACCTGAGAAAAACAAGAAGGATGATTTAATGGCCGACCCCAAAATAGAGGGATCTTTGCTTAAAAATACAACATACGCACCACAAAAAGAAACATCCACAATATTGAATGGTCGAGTGGTTAATTCTACCAGCAAGATACCAAGGTTAACTAGTCGGTTTAACAATAAGATGTCTTCTACAG ACAAATCAGTTTCTGCATTGAATGGATCAAAATATGTGAAAACACCGCAGCAGGACAACGCTCTGAAAAATGTACAGACTGAAGGAAAAATGAGAAAATGGGAAGAGAAACAATCAAAAATCCAAAAGCAACGGGAGCAACAGGAGAATAAGAGAATTCTGTTACTTGAACAACAGAA aattaaagaGGAACGACTGAAGCAATTCATTTCgcaaaaaaatgagaaacgGAAAAAGATGTATGAGAAAGTGGAACGCAAAAGACGTCACACCAAAGAAAAAGCAAACACCATCAAAAAGCAGAGGCAGTTTGAGAAAGAACGAGAAGAACAACCTGAGTATATGATCTCAGAAACACCCTTAATAGATATTGATGCCTACTCTGACGATGAATATCCTAgtgttaacaattttttgtggaATTCTG aaaaggAAATGCAAGAAGCATTATTTATGCAAGGTCCTTATGAAAAGATCTTTAATAACACATTATTTTCCTATGGCCAGCCAAATCTGAAAGAGATATTCGTAATCATTGATCCTAAAAAATTGGAGAGATCGTCCAGTGCTCTTTGGCAGAAATGTCCACGTTGCATGTTAAAGTCTCCAGCTGATCAAATATCAATTGTGGAAGATGAAGAGGATGATTCGAATTAG
- the LOC109594438 gene encoding modular serine protease isoform X1: MRASNVLPAFTFLIFLISGNYVYGSSFWNVTRSKRQLQCGFRCRSDNKCLHISKECNGKVDCDDGSDEECANNSCPGYVFQCNYGACIKKEFVCDGKPDCKDNSDETAPICGTKQNNCRNDQFQCKNKDCIDFRYECNGRADCVDQSDETNHCNDQYCLPFLFRCNYGACINPTAKCNGVIDCVDGSDESVSLCGSTSPNPMPVTPSGAPPTVPTTKPTRTTTQGPILDNGECILPQHQEHGEYKLIIGGSYVPSTKVIPGTLIRLECKKTYGLNSNRTYTACIDGKWDESFTCLKSCKSLYSTKATKISCTYEDKPWSCAKAIEGTWLQFTCETFYENAGTDSWSYCSGGSWSFTPRCTPVCGQKRVDTAQLSVGGTKVVKGDYPWQVALFKNIGGSFENLCGGSLLNERIIITAAHCVTVESDLSNVVTNPKEFRVAAGKYYRIFQHPDDTFAQIREVSKIWYPEVYRGSLTYYIGDLALIQADKPFVLMKVVQPVCFDKSNILTLEPNKGGVVTGWGYTQPGGAPSDELQEIKIPYEDSAVCKTRLPSDFVKLYFGYDKFCAGYFNSSKALCEGDSGGALVFKQTDGKYYVKGIVSNAPRVGGSCDIQQYTLFTNVDKYTTDVMKFMAQYT, from the exons ATGCGCGCTTCCAATGTTTTGCCCGCGTTTACGTTCCTAATATTTT TGATTTCAGGTAACTATGTGTATGGTTCTTCATTCTGGAACGTAACTAGATCCAAACGACAGTTGCAATGTGG GTTCCGATGTAGAAGTGACAACAAATGCCTTCATATCTCAAAAGAATGCAATGGAAAGGTAGATTGTGACGATGGCAGTGACGAAGAGTGTGCAAATAATAG ttGTCCTGGATATGTATTTCAGTGCAATTACGGTGCTTGCATAAAAAAGGAGTTTGTATGTGATGGAAAGCCGGACTGCAAAGATAATTCAGATGAGACTGCGCCAATTTGTggcacaaaacaaaataattgcag AAATGATCAGTTCCAGTGCAAAAACAAAGATTGTATAGACTTTAGATATGAGTGCAATGGACGAGCAGATTGTGTAGATCAATCTGATGAGACAAACCATTGCAACGATCAGTATTGTCTTCCATTTTTATTCAG atgtaattatGGAGCTTGTATCAACCCCACAGCGAAATGTAATGGGGTCATAGATTGTGTGGACGGTTCGGATGAGTCCGTGTCACTTTGTGGTTCTACATCACCTAACCCAATGCCGGTAACACCCTCTGGAGCACCACCGACAGTGCCAACCACTAAGCCGACGAGAACAACCACTCAGGGCCCAATATTAGACAA tggCGAATGTATCCTACCCCAACATCAAGAACATGGAGAGTACAAATTGATAATTGGCGGATCGTATGTTCCTTCCACAAAAGTTATTCCTGGCACACTAATTAGACTAGAATGTAAGAAAACCTACGGCCTTAATTCTAATAGGACATATACAGCTTGTATTGATGGAAAATGGGACGAATCATTCACTTGTTTGA AATCATGCAAGTCGTTATATTCAACGAAGGCCACAAAAATTTCATGCACATATGAAGACAAGCCGTGGAGTTGTGCAAAAGCAATTGAAGGCACGTGGCTGCAATTTACTTGTGAAACGTTTTATGAAAATGCAGGAACCGATAGTTGGAGTTATTGCTCCGGCGGTTCTTGGAGCTTTACACCCAGATGTACACCAG TGTGTGGCCAAAAGCGTGTTGATACAGCACAACTATCTGTGGGTGGCACAAAGGTCGTAAAGGGTGACTATCCTTGGCAAGTGGctcttttcaaaaatattgggGGAAGTTTCGAAAATCTATGTGGTGGATCGTTACTTAATGaaagaattataataacag CTGCCCACTGCGTTACTGTAGAGTCTGATCTATCAAATGTAGTGACTAATCCAAAGGAATTCAGAGTTGCAGCAGGAAAGTACTATAGAATATTCCAACATCCAGATGATACATTTGCCCAAATTCGTGAa GTTTCAAAAATTTGGTATCCTGAGGTATATAGAGGTTCTCTCACATATTACATTGGCGATCTAGCTCTGATTCAGGCCGACAAACCTTTTGTTTTGATGAAAGTTGTCCAACCAGTGTGTTTcgataaaagtaatatattgACTTTAGAACCAAATAAGGGAGGAGTT GTAACTGGGTGGGGATACACGCAACCTGGTGGAGCACCATCAGATGAACTACAAGAGATTAAAATTCCATATGAAGATAGTGCAGTTTGTAAGACTAGATTACCAAGTGACTTCGTGAAGTTATATTTTGGATACGATAAATTTTGTGCCGGCTATTTTAATAGCA gtAAAGCCTTGTGCGAAGGCGACAGTGGTGGAGCTTTGGTGTTCAAACAAACTGATGGTAAATATTACGTTAAAGGAATCGTAAGTAATGCTCCCAGAGTAGGTGGTAGTTGTGACATTCAGCAATATACTTTGTTTACTAATGTTGACAAATACACTACGGATGTGATGAAATTTATGGCTCAGTATACGTAA
- the LOC109594438 gene encoding modular serine protease isoform X2: protein MRASNVLPAFTFLIFCNYVYGSSFWNVTRSKRQLQCGFRCRSDNKCLHISKECNGKVDCDDGSDEECANNSCPGYVFQCNYGACIKKEFVCDGKPDCKDNSDETAPICGTKQNNCRNDQFQCKNKDCIDFRYECNGRADCVDQSDETNHCNDQYCLPFLFRCNYGACINPTAKCNGVIDCVDGSDESVSLCGSTSPNPMPVTPSGAPPTVPTTKPTRTTTQGPILDNGECILPQHQEHGEYKLIIGGSYVPSTKVIPGTLIRLECKKTYGLNSNRTYTACIDGKWDESFTCLKSCKSLYSTKATKISCTYEDKPWSCAKAIEGTWLQFTCETFYENAGTDSWSYCSGGSWSFTPRCTPVCGQKRVDTAQLSVGGTKVVKGDYPWQVALFKNIGGSFENLCGGSLLNERIIITAAHCVTVESDLSNVVTNPKEFRVAAGKYYRIFQHPDDTFAQIREVSKIWYPEVYRGSLTYYIGDLALIQADKPFVLMKVVQPVCFDKSNILTLEPNKGGVVTGWGYTQPGGAPSDELQEIKIPYEDSAVCKTRLPSDFVKLYFGYDKFCAGYFNSSKALCEGDSGGALVFKQTDGKYYVKGIVSNAPRVGGSCDIQQYTLFTNVDKYTTDVMKFMAQYT, encoded by the exons ATGCGCGCTTCCAATGTTTTGCCCGCGTTTACGTTCCTAATATTTT GTAACTATGTGTATGGTTCTTCATTCTGGAACGTAACTAGATCCAAACGACAGTTGCAATGTGG GTTCCGATGTAGAAGTGACAACAAATGCCTTCATATCTCAAAAGAATGCAATGGAAAGGTAGATTGTGACGATGGCAGTGACGAAGAGTGTGCAAATAATAG ttGTCCTGGATATGTATTTCAGTGCAATTACGGTGCTTGCATAAAAAAGGAGTTTGTATGTGATGGAAAGCCGGACTGCAAAGATAATTCAGATGAGACTGCGCCAATTTGTggcacaaaacaaaataattgcag AAATGATCAGTTCCAGTGCAAAAACAAAGATTGTATAGACTTTAGATATGAGTGCAATGGACGAGCAGATTGTGTAGATCAATCTGATGAGACAAACCATTGCAACGATCAGTATTGTCTTCCATTTTTATTCAG atgtaattatGGAGCTTGTATCAACCCCACAGCGAAATGTAATGGGGTCATAGATTGTGTGGACGGTTCGGATGAGTCCGTGTCACTTTGTGGTTCTACATCACCTAACCCAATGCCGGTAACACCCTCTGGAGCACCACCGACAGTGCCAACCACTAAGCCGACGAGAACAACCACTCAGGGCCCAATATTAGACAA tggCGAATGTATCCTACCCCAACATCAAGAACATGGAGAGTACAAATTGATAATTGGCGGATCGTATGTTCCTTCCACAAAAGTTATTCCTGGCACACTAATTAGACTAGAATGTAAGAAAACCTACGGCCTTAATTCTAATAGGACATATACAGCTTGTATTGATGGAAAATGGGACGAATCATTCACTTGTTTGA AATCATGCAAGTCGTTATATTCAACGAAGGCCACAAAAATTTCATGCACATATGAAGACAAGCCGTGGAGTTGTGCAAAAGCAATTGAAGGCACGTGGCTGCAATTTACTTGTGAAACGTTTTATGAAAATGCAGGAACCGATAGTTGGAGTTATTGCTCCGGCGGTTCTTGGAGCTTTACACCCAGATGTACACCAG TGTGTGGCCAAAAGCGTGTTGATACAGCACAACTATCTGTGGGTGGCACAAAGGTCGTAAAGGGTGACTATCCTTGGCAAGTGGctcttttcaaaaatattgggGGAAGTTTCGAAAATCTATGTGGTGGATCGTTACTTAATGaaagaattataataacag CTGCCCACTGCGTTACTGTAGAGTCTGATCTATCAAATGTAGTGACTAATCCAAAGGAATTCAGAGTTGCAGCAGGAAAGTACTATAGAATATTCCAACATCCAGATGATACATTTGCCCAAATTCGTGAa GTTTCAAAAATTTGGTATCCTGAGGTATATAGAGGTTCTCTCACATATTACATTGGCGATCTAGCTCTGATTCAGGCCGACAAACCTTTTGTTTTGATGAAAGTTGTCCAACCAGTGTGTTTcgataaaagtaatatattgACTTTAGAACCAAATAAGGGAGGAGTT GTAACTGGGTGGGGATACACGCAACCTGGTGGAGCACCATCAGATGAACTACAAGAGATTAAAATTCCATATGAAGATAGTGCAGTTTGTAAGACTAGATTACCAAGTGACTTCGTGAAGTTATATTTTGGATACGATAAATTTTGTGCCGGCTATTTTAATAGCA gtAAAGCCTTGTGCGAAGGCGACAGTGGTGGAGCTTTGGTGTTCAAACAAACTGATGGTAAATATTACGTTAAAGGAATCGTAAGTAATGCTCCCAGAGTAGGTGGTAGTTGTGACATTCAGCAATATACTTTGTTTACTAATGTTGACAAATACACTACGGATGTGATGAAATTTATGGCTCAGTATACGTAA
- the LOC126265060 gene encoding uncharacterized protein LOC126265060, with translation MFKFTLIIGLVVFGETVALKNDHYEAVKALIGIYRSQISDTLLDLNNKLTKLQDQLEEYSIKFIKESTDDFKPEFDRILADFGVLKQNISEIGGDALQCLDVTESGITGLMEEFVESTNFCVTLQKDQNFANYINNIKSEKDLSLRGSLKTFENQLEQCGEENNTCLIALHEHLLEVVNKIHPGYFDKVVIDAEDKLASYEQMIYTGCYYVGKDIRYGDEMLKSIRECIEEISKL, from the exons atgtttaagttTACATTGATAATAGGACTGGTGGTTTTCGGTGAG ACAGTTGCTCTCAAAAATGACCATTACGAAGCTGTTAAAGCCCTTATAGGAATCTATAGGTCTCAAATATCTGATACTTTATTGGAtctaaataacaaattgaCGAAATTGCAAGATCAACTCGAGGaatattcaatcaaatttataaaagaatccACAGACGATTTTAAACCAGAATTCGACAGAATTCTAGCAGACTTTGGGgtactaaaacaaaatattagcgAGATTGGTGGCGATGCTTTGCAATGCCTGGATGTTACGGAGAGTGGAATCACTGGTTTGATGGAAGAATTTGTGGAATCTACCAATTTTTGCGTGACACTTCAGAAAGATCAGAATTTCGCTaactacataaataatataaaatccgAAAAAGACTTATCACTTCGAGGTTCCCTAAAAACCTTCGAAAATCAATTGGAACAGTGTGGAGAAGAAAACAACACTTGTCTTATCGCCCTGCATGAACACCTTCTTGAAGTTGTTAACAAAATACATCCAGGATATTTTGATAAGGTTGTAATAGATGCTGAAGATAAGTTGGCTTCTTACGAACAGATGATATACACGGGATGTTATTATGTTGGAAAAGATATTCGTTATGGTGACGAAATGCTAAAAAGTATTAGAGAATGCATTGAGGAAATatccaaattataa